The Aerosakkonema funiforme FACHB-1375 genome has a window encoding:
- a CDS encoding helix-turn-helix domain-containing protein, producing MKQNSGRYRFNREGILRVGEILRGARETKCWSLQELQNYCGLPPSTSSDIENGCVTKIHADTLETLRVALEPQNPHTGRTYTLGELYELMLVKEEILNGVKGKR from the coding sequence AACCGTGAGGGAATCCTGCGCGTTGGAGAGATTCTTCGCGGTGCCAGAGAAACCAAGTGCTGGAGTCTCCAAGAGTTGCAGAATTATTGTGGACTTCCACCAAGCACATCCAGTGACATTGAAAATGGGTGTGTAACAAAAATTCACGCCGATACGCTGGAAACCTTGCGAGTAGCCCTAGAACCGCAAAATCCCCATACAGGTAGAACCTATACACTAGGGGAATTGTATGAATTGATGCTGGTTAAGGAAGAAATACTAAACGGCGTCAAAGGAAAAAGGTAG
- a CDS encoding helix-turn-helix domain-containing protein: MRQSSSRYRFNSQGVLRVGEILRNAREAKGWSLQELQAYCRLPASTANSIENGFVTKIQADTLETLRVALEPQNPETGKTYTLGELYELMLVKEEITNGVKGKK; encoded by the coding sequence GTGAGGCAAAGTTCAAGTCGATATCGATTCAACTCTCAGGGAGTCCTGCGTGTAGGAGAGATCCTTCGTAACGCCAGAGAAGCAAAAGGCTGGAGTCTCCAAGAATTGCAGGCTTATTGCCGTTTGCCAGCCAGTACAGCCAATAGCATTGAGAATGGGTTTGTCACTAAAATCCAGGCTGACACCCTAGAAACGTTACGGGTAGCTTTGGAACCGCAAAATCCTGAGACGGGCAAGACTTATACGCTGGGCGAATTATACGAATTGATGCTGGTGAAGGAAGAAATTACGAACGGCGTCAAAGGCAAAAAATAA
- the mnmE gene encoding tRNA uridine-5-carboxymethylaminomethyl(34) synthesis GTPase MnmE has translation MSQTSIAGTTIAAIATAIVPQQGSVGIVRVSGTQAIAIARALFHAPGSQPWETHRILYGYIRHPQTQQLVDEALLLIMKAPRSYTREDVVEFHCHGGIIAVQQVLQLCVEQGARLAQPGEFTLRAFLNGRLDLTQAESIADLVGAKSPQAAQTALAGLQGKLAQPIRQLRVTCLDILAEIEARIDFEEDLPPLDEEAVKAQLEQVLAEVTRILATADRGELLRTGLKVAIVGRPNVGKSSLLNAWSRSDRAIVTDLPGTTRDVVESHLVVGGIPIQVLDTAGIRETADVVEKIGVERSRHAASHADLVLLTVDAQAGWTPDDEEIYLQVQHRPVILVINKMDLVAEDKLKLLQSKILSCEGGHRDGHRQDAHFAQNPKSKILTAAARNQGIDALEKAILAAVQSGDILAANLDLAINQRQAEALTRAQISLQQVQATIADRLPLDFWTIDLRGAIQALGEITGEEVTESVLDRIFSRFCIGK, from the coding sequence ATGTCCCAGACATCGATCGCAGGCACAACGATCGCAGCGATCGCCACAGCAATTGTCCCCCAGCAGGGCAGCGTCGGTATTGTGCGAGTGTCAGGTACTCAAGCAATCGCGATCGCACGCGCCCTCTTCCACGCGCCAGGGAGTCAACCGTGGGAAACTCACCGCATCCTCTACGGTTACATCCGCCATCCGCAAACGCAGCAGCTAGTGGACGAAGCTTTGTTGCTAATCATGAAAGCACCACGCTCCTACACCCGCGAAGATGTGGTAGAGTTCCACTGTCACGGTGGCATCATCGCCGTGCAGCAAGTATTGCAGCTGTGCGTAGAACAAGGTGCCAGATTAGCACAACCGGGAGAATTTACCCTTCGCGCCTTCTTAAACGGGCGTTTGGATCTAACTCAGGCAGAAAGTATCGCCGATTTGGTGGGCGCTAAATCGCCCCAAGCTGCCCAAACTGCCCTCGCCGGATTGCAGGGAAAATTAGCGCAACCGATCCGGCAATTGCGCGTTACTTGTTTGGATATATTGGCAGAAATCGAAGCCAGAATCGATTTTGAGGAAGATTTGCCGCCTTTGGATGAAGAAGCCGTGAAAGCTCAACTAGAGCAAGTTTTGGCAGAAGTAACTCGCATTTTAGCAACAGCCGACAGGGGAGAATTGCTGCGTACCGGATTGAAAGTAGCAATTGTCGGGCGTCCGAATGTGGGTAAATCCAGCTTGCTGAACGCTTGGAGTCGCAGCGATCGCGCGATCGTCACCGATTTACCCGGCACCACCCGCGACGTTGTAGAATCGCATCTGGTAGTGGGTGGCATCCCCATACAAGTCCTGGATACAGCCGGAATTCGCGAAACCGCCGACGTGGTAGAAAAGATAGGCGTAGAGCGATCGCGTCATGCTGCTTCTCATGCCGATCTAGTATTGCTGACAGTAGACGCCCAAGCAGGTTGGACGCCTGATGATGAAGAAATCTACCTACAAGTCCAGCATCGCCCTGTCATTTTAGTTATCAATAAAATGGATTTAGTAGCAGAAGATAAATTAAAACTTCTGCAATCCAAAATCCTCTCTTGCGAAGGTGGGCATCGTGACGGTCACCGCCAAGACGCCCACTTCGCGCAAAATCCAAAATCCAAAATCCTCACCGCTGCTGCCCGCAACCAAGGTATTGATGCCCTAGAAAAAGCGATTTTAGCAGCAGTGCAATCTGGCGATATCCTGGCGGCTAACTTAGACTTGGCAATCAATCAACGTCAAGCCGAAGCCCTGACAAGAGCGCAAATTTCCCTCCAGCAAGTGCAAGCGACCATTGCCGATCGATTGCCGCTCGATTTCTGGACAATTGACTTGCGCGGTGCTATTCAAGCACTAGGAGAAATTACTGGTGAAGAAGTTACAGAATCGGTACTCGATCGAATATTCAGTCGATTTTGTATTGGTAAGTGA